One window of the Pradoshia eiseniae genome contains the following:
- the spoIIIJ gene encoding YidC family membrane integrase SpoIIIJ → MKKKHLLLFGSVIFLIAILSGCSEINEPITSESEGIWNTYFVYPLSWLIIKMADIFGNRYGISIIVVTILVRLLILPLMIKQIKSTKAMQAIQPEMNRLKEKYSSKDAETQQKLQQETMALFQQHGVNPLAGCLPIFIQMPILIAFYHAIMRTTEIANHSFLWFDLGDKDPFFILPLVAGLTTYIQQKISMVGQDNNPTMQMMLYIMPIMIIVFAINFPAALSLYWVIGNLFSIAQTYFIKGPDIKQAKSDKAIARAGGKKK, encoded by the coding sequence TTGAAGAAGAAACATTTGCTTCTCTTTGGTTCAGTCATATTTCTTATTGCCATTCTATCAGGGTGCAGTGAAATTAATGAACCAATCACTTCAGAGAGTGAGGGAATCTGGAATACTTATTTTGTTTATCCGCTTTCCTGGTTGATTATTAAAATGGCAGACATATTCGGAAACCGATATGGAATTTCTATTATTGTTGTCACAATTCTTGTGCGACTTCTTATTTTGCCATTAATGATCAAGCAAATAAAAAGCACAAAGGCTATGCAGGCAATTCAGCCTGAAATGAACCGCCTTAAAGAGAAGTACAGCTCCAAGGATGCTGAGACACAGCAAAAACTGCAGCAGGAAACGATGGCTTTATTCCAGCAGCATGGTGTTAATCCATTAGCTGGATGTCTGCCGATCTTTATCCAAATGCCTATCTTAATTGCATTCTACCATGCGATTATGAGGACAACAGAGATAGCAAACCATAGTTTCCTATGGTTTGATTTAGGCGATAAAGACCCATTCTTTATCTTGCCGCTTGTCGCGGGCTTAACAACCTATATCCAACAAAAAATCTCCATGGTTGGACAAGATAATAACCCGACAATGCAAATGATGCTGTACATTATGCCGATTATGATTATCGTATTTGCGATTAATTTCCCAGCGGCATTATCACTATACTGGGTTATTGGTAACCTATTCTCTATTGCTCAAACTTACTTCATTAAAGGTCCAGATATTAAGCAAGCAAAGTCTGACAAGGCAATTGCTAGAGCTGGAGGTAAGAAAAAGTGA
- the jag gene encoding RNA-binding cell elongation regulator Jag/EloR codes for MKQVTATAQTVDEAVESAIKQLNASEDMIEVQVVDEGKKGFLGLFGTRPAIVKVILKQDPLAEAKRFIEDVAEQMGAPVQVTLKREGKLVIFELSGEKIAMLIGKRGQTLNSLQYLTQLVANKHSEQYLTVMLDAEDYRSRRTQTLKQLAEKMASKALYTKKEVPLEPMPSYERKVIHSALMNKKNIKTYSAGTEPNRYIVIAPHK; via the coding sequence GTGAAACAAGTAACCGCAACTGCCCAAACGGTGGATGAAGCCGTTGAATCTGCAATTAAACAATTAAATGCATCCGAGGATATGATTGAAGTCCAAGTCGTGGATGAAGGCAAAAAAGGCTTTTTGGGCTTATTTGGCACAAGGCCGGCCATTGTTAAAGTCATTTTGAAGCAGGATCCTTTGGCAGAAGCCAAGCGCTTCATAGAAGACGTCGCAGAGCAAATGGGTGCGCCGGTGCAAGTGACACTGAAAAGGGAAGGCAAATTAGTCATTTTTGAGCTATCTGGCGAGAAAATTGCTATGCTAATTGGCAAACGGGGACAAACCCTCAATTCGTTACAATACTTGACCCAGTTAGTGGCTAACAAGCATTCCGAGCAATACTTGACTGTTATGCTTGATGCGGAGGATTACCGAAGCAGAAGGACGCAGACGCTTAAACAGCTTGCGGAGAAAATGGCAAGCAAGGCGCTTTATACGAAAAAGGAAGTGCCGCTTGAGCCAATGCCGTCTTACGAGCGGAAAGTCATTCATTCAGCATTGATGAACAAGAAGAATATTAAGACCTATTCTGCGGGAACCGAACCGAATCGATATATCGTGATCGCCCCGCATAAATAA
- a CDS encoding RrF2 family transcriptional regulator translates to MRLTSYTDYSIRVLMYLSADTHKLANIKDIAAAYGISKNHLMKVIYNLGKLGYIETVRGRNGGIRLAMEPHDINIGALVRKTEEDFAIVECFTSDNHCPISPVCALRNILNQALLAFIEVLDAYSLEDISKNKGMLLKMLQQSASAELDNIDPDEDQ, encoded by the coding sequence ATGCGATTAACGAGCTACACCGATTATTCCATTCGCGTCTTAATGTATTTAAGCGCAGATACTCATAAATTGGCTAATATAAAGGATATTGCGGCAGCCTATGGCATATCAAAGAATCATCTTATGAAGGTTATTTATAATTTAGGGAAATTAGGGTATATAGAAACGGTCCGGGGAAGAAATGGCGGAATTCGCCTTGCTATGGAACCGCATGATATAAATATTGGCGCTCTTGTCAGAAAGACAGAAGAGGATTTCGCTATCGTTGAATGCTTCACCTCAGATAATCACTGCCCCATTTCACCGGTTTGCGCACTAAGAAATATCCTGAATCAGGCCCTCTTGGCCTTCATCGAGGTACTTGATGCCTATTCTCTTGAAGATATCTCGAAAAATAAAGGCATGCTTCTAAAGATGCTCCAGCAATCAGCCTCTGCTGAGCTTGATAACATAGATCCGGATGAGGATCAATAA
- the hmpA gene encoding NO-inducible flavohemoprotein gives MLSAKTIEIVKSTAPILETRGKEITTTFYRNLFVKHPELLNIFNHANQQKGRQQTALANTVTAAAHYIDRLEVLLPVVKQIAHKHRSLAIKPEHYPIVGENLLEAIKEVLGEAATDEIIGAWAEAYAVIADVFIAVEKEMYEEVQEAAGGWADYKEFIVMDKVRESENITSILLKPADGQALPAFKPGQYMTIRISIPGEQYLMNRQYSLTCSPNKEYFRISVKKELPGSSPDGKVSNYLHTYLNVGDRLEATAPAGDFTLDVMESKPVYFIAGGVGITPFMSMLHTLSEKNPSREVVLKHSVRNEQIRPFNKELKQLVQKMPHFEAMFYLSDDKRRMTSEDLQGLDPKGIYYVCGPAGFMSFAVSSLREAGIGEDQIHHEFFGPAMQLEETK, from the coding sequence ATGTTATCAGCTAAAACAATTGAAATTGTGAAATCAACAGCCCCTATTTTAGAAACGAGAGGGAAAGAAATTACGACTACGTTCTACCGAAATCTTTTTGTGAAACACCCTGAATTATTAAATATTTTTAACCATGCGAACCAGCAAAAGGGGCGCCAGCAAACGGCTCTCGCTAATACGGTAACGGCAGCTGCACATTATATTGATCGGCTTGAGGTGTTATTGCCGGTGGTAAAGCAAATTGCCCATAAGCATAGAAGCTTGGCCATCAAGCCTGAGCATTATCCGATTGTTGGAGAGAATTTGCTAGAGGCGATCAAGGAGGTGCTCGGTGAAGCAGCTACGGATGAAATCATTGGAGCTTGGGCCGAGGCATACGCAGTGATTGCCGATGTCTTCATTGCTGTTGAGAAGGAAATGTATGAAGAAGTACAAGAAGCAGCAGGCGGCTGGGCTGATTATAAGGAGTTCATCGTAATGGATAAAGTGAGAGAAAGTGAGAATATCACCTCGATTCTTTTGAAGCCTGCAGATGGTCAAGCTTTACCGGCGTTTAAACCTGGCCAGTACATGACCATCCGAATCTCGATTCCAGGTGAGCAATATTTGATGAACCGGCAGTACAGTTTGACTTGTTCTCCCAATAAGGAGTACTTCCGAATCTCCGTGAAAAAAGAGCTGCCTGGGAGCAGTCCGGATGGGAAGGTTTCGAATTATCTCCATACCTATCTGAATGTAGGCGACCGTCTTGAGGCCACAGCGCCGGCTGGAGATTTCACCCTTGATGTCATGGAATCAAAACCAGTGTATTTTATTGCCGGAGGGGTAGGCATTACTCCGTTTATGAGTATGCTCCATACCTTGTCGGAGAAGAATCCTTCAAGGGAAGTTGTTCTGAAGCACTCCGTTAGAAATGAACAAATCCGGCCATTTAACAAAGAACTGAAGCAGCTGGTTCAGAAGATGCCTCATTTCGAAGCGATGTTTTATTTGAGTGATGACAAGAGAAGAATGACCTCTGAAGACCTGCAAGGGCTGGATCCAAAGGGGATTTACTACGTTTGCGGACCAGCAGGATTCATGAGCTTTGCTGTGAGCTCCTTGCGAGAAGCAGGGATTGGTGAGGATCAAATCCATCATGAATTTTTCGGACCTGCCATGCAGCTGGAAGAGACTAAATAA
- the mnmE gene encoding tRNA uridine-5-carboxymethylaminomethyl(34) synthesis GTPase MnmE encodes MDFETIAAISTAMGEGAIGIVRLSGDEAIKIADSVYRSPKGKSLADVKSHTIHYGHMVDPATNQMVDEVMVSVMKGPNTFTREDTVEINCHGGLVSVNKVLQLVLNQGAKLAEPGEFTKRAFLNGRIDLSQAEAVMDLIRAKTDKAMNMALGQVEGKLSKLIRALRQEILETLAQVEVNIDYPEYDDVEEMTHRLFKERCEHVKAEIERLLQTSHQGKILREGISTVIIGRPNVGKSSLLNSLVQENKAIVTDIPGTTRDVIEEYVNVRGVPLRLVDTAGIRETEDIVERIGVERSREVLKKADLILLVLNNADDFTEEDVRLFDAVKGMDVIVLINKTDLPRKLDIDKVKDRAGNYPIIMTSLKEEVGVDQLEEAISSLFFEGNLQMGDATYVSNSRHIALLNQAKKAIEDALEGIEAGVPIDLVQIDLTKSWEMLGEIIGDSVHESLIDQLFSQFCLGK; translated from the coding sequence ATGGATTTTGAAACAATTGCTGCGATATCAACTGCGATGGGCGAAGGGGCGATTGGTATTGTCCGTTTGAGCGGAGATGAAGCAATCAAGATAGCCGATTCTGTTTATCGAAGCCCTAAAGGGAAATCCTTGGCTGATGTGAAGAGCCACACGATTCATTATGGACATATGGTTGACCCTGCGACAAACCAAATGGTTGATGAAGTGATGGTGTCTGTGATGAAGGGGCCGAATACCTTCACGCGTGAGGATACGGTTGAAATCAATTGTCATGGTGGACTTGTCTCCGTCAACAAAGTACTGCAACTAGTCTTGAATCAAGGAGCAAAGCTAGCAGAGCCGGGTGAATTCACGAAACGTGCCTTCTTAAACGGCCGCATTGATTTGTCTCAGGCAGAAGCAGTCATGGATCTCATCCGGGCGAAGACGGATAAAGCTATGAACATGGCATTAGGCCAGGTTGAAGGGAAGTTATCTAAATTGATTCGGGCCCTCCGCCAGGAAATCCTCGAAACACTTGCCCAAGTAGAAGTAAACATTGATTACCCAGAATATGATGATGTAGAAGAAATGACACACCGCTTATTTAAGGAGCGTTGTGAGCATGTGAAGGCAGAGATTGAGAGGCTCTTGCAAACGAGCCATCAAGGAAAGATCCTTAGAGAAGGCATTTCAACAGTTATCATCGGACGTCCGAATGTTGGTAAATCGTCCTTGTTAAATAGTCTCGTGCAGGAGAATAAGGCCATCGTAACTGACATTCCTGGTACGACGCGGGATGTCATCGAGGAATATGTCAATGTAAGAGGGGTTCCCTTAAGACTCGTTGATACAGCTGGGATCAGGGAAACTGAAGACATTGTTGAGCGCATTGGTGTTGAACGTTCACGGGAAGTTTTGAAGAAGGCAGACTTAATTTTGCTTGTTTTAAATAATGCCGATGATTTTACAGAAGAAGATGTACGATTATTTGACGCGGTGAAGGGCATGGATGTGATTGTCTTGATCAACAAGACAGACCTGCCGCGTAAATTGGATATAGACAAAGTGAAAGATAGAGCGGGGAACTATCCGATTATTATGACCTCCTTGAAAGAAGAGGTCGGTGTCGATCAGCTTGAAGAGGCAATTTCTAGCTTGTTCTTTGAAGGGAATTTGCAGATGGGGGATGCAACCTATGTATCAAATTCTCGTCATATCGCTCTTTTGAACCAAGCGAAGAAGGCGATTGAAGATGCACTTGAAGGAATTGAAGCTGGTGTACCAATTGATCTTGTCCAAATTGACTTGACAAAGTCATGGGAAATGCTCGGCGAAATTATTGGGGATAGTGTACATGAAAGCTTAATCGATCAGTTGTTCTCGCAGTTCTGTCTTGGGAAATAA
- the mnmG gene encoding tRNA uridine-5-carboxymethylaminomethyl(34) synthesis enzyme MnmG, producing the protein MAYHAGEYDVIVVGAGHAGCEAGLAAARQGAKTLVLTINLDMVAFMPCNPSVGGPAKGIVVREIDALGGEMGRNIDKTHIQMRMLNTGKGPAVRALRAQADKFAYQNEMKKTLEDEKNLTLMQGMVDRLIIEDGECKGVITQTGAMYHSKAVVITTGTFLRGEIILGELKYSSGPNNQQPSIKLSEHLEELGFDLVRFKTGTPPRVNGETIDYGKTEIQPGDDVPRAFSYETTAYITDQLPCWLTYTNEGTHAIIDRNLHRSPMYSGMIKGTGPRYCPSIEDKVVRFNDKPRHQIFLEPEGRNTHEVYVQGLSTSLPEDVQKEILSTIPGLENVQMMRAGYAIEYDAVVPTQLWPTLETKRIKNLYTAGQINGTSGYEEAAGQGLMAGINAGRRALNEEELILSRSEAYIGVLIDDLVTKGTNEPYRLLTSRAEYRLLLRHDNADLRLTEIGHRIGLISDARYERFQTKKAIIEAEIERLRNTIIKPNAEVQAKLKEWGSSELKDGIRGHDLLRRTEMTYALVSELIPSEQEITDDVAEQVEIQVKYEGYIEKSIQQVEKLKKMENKKIPDLIDYDAITGLASEARQKLKQVRPLSVAQASRISGVNPADISILLVYIEQGKIAKIAQN; encoded by the coding sequence ATGGCATATCATGCTGGTGAATACGATGTAATAGTAGTAGGAGCGGGACATGCCGGCTGTGAGGCTGGTTTGGCTGCAGCGAGACAGGGAGCGAAAACGCTTGTCTTGACAATTAATCTTGATATGGTGGCTTTCATGCCATGTAATCCATCTGTAGGTGGTCCAGCAAAAGGGATCGTCGTGAGAGAAATAGATGCTCTCGGTGGAGAGATGGGGCGAAATATTGATAAGACGCATATCCAAATGCGGATGCTTAACACAGGCAAGGGGCCAGCTGTCCGCGCGTTACGGGCACAAGCCGATAAATTTGCCTACCAAAATGAAATGAAGAAAACATTAGAGGATGAGAAAAATCTTACGCTGATGCAGGGAATGGTCGACCGGTTGATTATTGAGGATGGCGAGTGCAAAGGTGTCATTACACAAACGGGAGCGATGTACCACTCCAAGGCCGTTGTCATCACGACAGGAACATTCCTGCGCGGGGAAATCATCCTCGGTGAACTGAAATACTCAAGCGGTCCGAATAATCAGCAGCCTTCCATTAAGCTGTCTGAGCACCTAGAAGAGCTGGGCTTTGATTTGGTTCGCTTTAAAACAGGTACTCCTCCGCGTGTGAACGGAGAAACCATTGATTATGGCAAAACTGAAATCCAGCCTGGTGACGATGTGCCAAGGGCATTCTCCTATGAAACAACGGCTTATATTACCGATCAGCTGCCGTGCTGGCTTACCTATACGAATGAAGGGACGCATGCGATTATTGACCGAAATCTCCATCGTTCCCCGATGTATTCTGGCATGATTAAGGGGACAGGACCACGTTATTGTCCATCCATTGAAGATAAGGTTGTCCGCTTTAATGATAAGCCGCGCCATCAAATATTCCTGGAGCCTGAGGGTCGCAATACACATGAGGTCTACGTTCAAGGACTTTCCACAAGCCTTCCGGAGGATGTTCAAAAGGAGATCCTTTCAACCATCCCTGGTCTTGAGAATGTCCAAATGATGCGTGCTGGCTATGCGATTGAGTATGATGCGGTTGTTCCGACTCAGCTTTGGCCGACCCTTGAGACAAAACGCATTAAGAATCTATACACAGCGGGCCAAATTAATGGAACCTCCGGTTATGAGGAAGCTGCTGGTCAAGGCTTGATGGCTGGAATTAACGCTGGCCGCAGAGCGCTTAATGAAGAGGAGCTCATTCTCAGCCGTTCGGAGGCTTATATTGGGGTTCTGATTGATGATTTGGTTACGAAAGGTACGAATGAGCCATACCGCTTATTAACATCGAGAGCTGAGTACCGTCTGCTGCTTCGTCATGATAATGCTGATTTGCGCTTAACCGAAATCGGGCATAGGATCGGCTTGATTAGTGATGCCCGCTATGAACGATTTCAAACGAAGAAGGCAATCATTGAAGCTGAAATCGAAAGGCTCCGAAATACGATTATTAAGCCGAACGCGGAAGTTCAAGCTAAATTGAAAGAGTGGGGCAGCAGTGAGCTGAAGGACGGTATACGCGGCCATGATCTGTTACGAAGAACCGAGATGACTTACGCTCTTGTAAGTGAACTGATTCCAAGTGAGCAGGAAATCACAGATGATGTTGCAGAACAAGTGGAAATCCAAGTGAAATATGAAGGCTATATCGAAAAGTCTATCCAGCAGGTTGAGAAGCTTAAGAAAATGGAGAACAAAAAAATACCTGATTTGATTGATTATGATGCCATTACTGGACTTGCCTCAGAGGCAAGGCAAAAATTGAAGCAGGTACGTCCTTTATCTGTTGCGCAAGCTTCGCGAATATCTGGTGTAAATCCAGCTGATATTTCCATCCTGCTCGTCTATATCGAACAAGGGAAAATCGCTAAAATAGCCCAAAACTAA
- the rsmG gene encoding 16S rRNA (guanine(527)-N(7))-methyltransferase RsmG has protein sequence MNIHEFEQALKEKGIDLSPKQLDQFETYFKMLVEWNEKVNLTAITEKEEVYLKHFYDSISPSFFVNLSGEKSICDVGAGAGFPSIPLKICFPSLKVSIVDSLNKRITFLKNLTETLGLENVNLYHDRAETFGKLSEQREQYDIVTARAVARLSVLSELCLPLVKVGGQFIALKGAGAEDEVSIGKKAVTILGGKLKEDHYFQLPKEDSDRHIVIIDKVKPTPKKYPRKPGTPNKQPLE, from the coding sequence ATGAATATCCATGAATTTGAACAAGCGTTAAAGGAGAAGGGGATTGACCTTTCTCCTAAACAACTTGACCAGTTTGAAACCTATTTCAAGATGCTGGTTGAATGGAATGAAAAGGTGAATTTGACCGCCATCACAGAGAAGGAAGAAGTTTATTTGAAGCATTTTTATGATTCAATTTCTCCATCCTTCTTCGTCAATCTTTCTGGGGAGAAGTCCATATGTGATGTAGGAGCGGGAGCAGGATTTCCAAGCATTCCGCTGAAGATATGCTTTCCTTCCTTGAAGGTATCGATTGTTGATTCACTTAATAAGCGCATCACCTTCTTGAAAAACCTGACAGAAACACTTGGCCTAGAAAATGTGAACCTTTATCATGACCGAGCTGAAACGTTTGGGAAGCTTTCAGAGCAGCGAGAGCAATATGATATCGTCACAGCCCGTGCGGTGGCAAGACTGTCTGTTCTCAGTGAGCTTTGTTTGCCGCTCGTCAAGGTCGGCGGACAATTCATTGCCCTGAAGGGGGCAGGGGCAGAGGATGAAGTAAGTATAGGAAAGAAGGCTGTGACCATTCTAGGCGGGAAGCTAAAAGAAGATCATTACTTCCAGCTTCCAAAAGAGGATAGTGACCGGCATATCGTCATCATCGATAAAGTGAAGCCAACACCGAAAAAATATCCTCGAAAACCAGGAACGCCGAATAAGCAGCCTCTAGAATAA
- the noc gene encoding nucleoid occlusion protein, with protein sequence MSKHPFSRFFGLGEKEETIDHLDNQQMEEVRNEIHEIPVNSISPNRFQPRSIFADEKINELAQTIETHGIIQPIVVRELQEGRYEIIAGERRFRAVSKLGWETIPAIINNLSDTETASVALIENLQREELSPIEEAIAYSKLIELHQLTQEGLANQLGIGQSTVANKIRLLKLPESVQTAVMNKQITERHARSLIPLKNAELQNQLVSEIIEKSLNVKQTEERVNKLLSKDDEKKPRSIRKAFSKDMRIAVNTIRQSMTMVKDNGINLDSEETEFDDFYQITIRIPKKKQ encoded by the coding sequence ATGAGTAAACATCCTTTTTCACGTTTTTTTGGGCTTGGAGAAAAGGAAGAGACTATAGATCATTTAGATAATCAACAGATGGAAGAAGTGCGTAATGAAATACATGAAATTCCAGTAAATTCCATATCCCCGAATCGTTTTCAGCCGCGGAGCATTTTTGCAGATGAAAAAATCAATGAGCTTGCCCAAACGATTGAAACTCATGGAATCATCCAGCCAATCGTCGTACGTGAACTTCAGGAAGGACGCTATGAAATTATCGCCGGAGAAAGGCGTTTTCGGGCAGTCAGTAAATTAGGATGGGAAACGATTCCGGCCATTATCAATAACTTATCAGATACTGAAACAGCCTCAGTGGCCTTGATTGAAAACCTCCAACGTGAAGAATTGTCCCCGATTGAAGAAGCAATTGCGTATAGTAAGCTGATTGAACTCCATCAATTGACACAAGAAGGGCTTGCAAACCAGCTGGGTATTGGACAATCAACGGTTGCGAACAAGATCCGTCTCTTGAAGCTCCCTGAGTCAGTCCAAACCGCAGTTATGAATAAGCAAATTACAGAAAGACATGCCCGTTCACTCATTCCATTGAAAAATGCCGAATTGCAAAATCAGCTTGTGAGTGAAATCATCGAAAAAAGCCTGAATGTGAAACAAACAGAAGAACGAGTCAATAAGCTTCTCTCGAAGGATGACGAAAAAAAGCCGCGTTCTATCCGTAAAGCATTCAGCAAGGATATGAGAATTGCGGTCAATACAATCAGGCAATCTATGACTATGGTAAAAGATAATGGAATTAACCTAGATTCAGAGGAAACGGAATTTGATGATTTTTACCAAATCACCATTCGTATTCCAAAAAAGAAGCAATAA
- a CDS encoding ParA family protein, whose amino-acid sequence MGKVISIANQKGGVGKTTTSVNLGACLAYIGKKVLLVDIDPQGNATSGVGIEKADVEQCIYDVLIDDVEVASVIKATKVENLDVIPATIQLAGAEIELVPTISREVRLKRALEEVSDQYDYIIIDCPPSLGLLTLNSLTASDAVLIPVQCEYYALEGLSQLLNTVRLVQKHLNQELKIEGVLLTMLDARTNLGIQVIDEVKKYFQDKVYKTIIPRTVRLSEAPSHGEPIIIYDPKSRGADVYIDLAKEVIAHG is encoded by the coding sequence ATGGGAAAAGTAATATCCATAGCAAACCAAAAAGGAGGAGTTGGTAAGACAACGACTTCCGTTAATTTGGGGGCCTGCTTGGCGTACATCGGGAAAAAAGTATTGCTAGTCGACATTGACCCTCAAGGAAATGCGACCAGTGGAGTAGGGATAGAGAAAGCTGACGTGGAGCAATGTATTTATGATGTTCTCATTGATGACGTTGAGGTAGCGAGTGTAATCAAAGCGACCAAAGTAGAGAATCTTGATGTAATTCCGGCAACAATACAGCTGGCCGGTGCAGAAATAGAATTAGTTCCGACCATATCTCGAGAGGTTCGCTTAAAAAGAGCCCTTGAAGAAGTGTCTGACCAATACGATTACATTATCATTGATTGCCCGCCTTCTTTAGGATTATTAACTCTTAACTCCCTTACAGCATCTGACGCTGTACTTATACCTGTGCAATGTGAATACTACGCCCTAGAAGGCCTCAGTCAGTTACTCAACACAGTACGTCTAGTTCAAAAGCATTTAAATCAAGAATTAAAGATAGAAGGGGTTCTGCTCACGATGCTGGATGCTCGAACAAACCTAGGCATTCAAGTCATCGATGAGGTGAAGAAGTACTTCCAGGATAAAGTTTATAAAACAATCATTCCGCGCACAGTCCGATTAAGCGAGGCGCCAAGCCACGGGGAGCCCATTATTATTTATGACCCGAAATCACGTGGCGCAGATGTATATATAGACTTGGCAAAGGAAGTGATTGCACATGGGTAA
- a CDS encoding ParB/RepB/Spo0J family partition protein, whose product MGKGLGKGLNALITNMEVSKEEAIEEIKLSELRPNPYQPRKSFQEDAIEELKNSILQHGILQPLIVRKSSIKGYEIVAGERRFRAAKEAKLKTVPVVVRNFDDRQMMELALLENLQREDLNPVEEGAAYQSLLRKLDITQEELAKRMGKSRPHIANHIRLLSLPNDIQDYISNGKLSMGHGRALLGLKNKSLIKPIADKAIKSNLNVRQLEEIIHNQNENVSRETKKELPKDIFLQERESHLRERFGTSVTIKKSKKRGKIEIEFFSEDDLERILEILDK is encoded by the coding sequence TTGGGAAAAGGACTTGGAAAGGGCCTTAATGCTTTAATAACGAATATGGAAGTAAGCAAAGAGGAAGCCATTGAAGAGATCAAGCTTTCAGAATTACGCCCGAATCCTTATCAGCCTAGGAAGTCATTCCAGGAGGATGCCATAGAAGAATTGAAGAATTCGATTTTGCAGCATGGAATCCTGCAACCATTGATTGTTCGTAAGAGCAGCATAAAAGGGTATGAAATTGTGGCAGGGGAAAGAAGATTTCGTGCCGCGAAGGAAGCAAAGCTTAAGACAGTTCCAGTCGTTGTGCGCAATTTCGATGACAGACAGATGATGGAATTAGCCTTGCTTGAGAACCTGCAGCGTGAGGATTTAAATCCTGTAGAAGAAGGGGCTGCCTATCAATCCCTTTTGCGAAAACTGGATATCACACAAGAAGAATTGGCAAAAAGGATGGGGAAAAGCCGTCCTCATATTGCTAACCATATTCGCCTACTATCACTTCCAAATGATATACAGGATTATATATCCAACGGAAAGTTATCAATGGGACATGGGAGAGCGTTACTAGGTTTAAAGAATAAGAGTTTAATCAAGCCGATTGCAGATAAGGCCATTAAGTCTAACTTAAATGTGAGACAGCTAGAGGAGATTATTCATAACCAAAATGAGAATGTTTCACGTGAAACAAAGAAAGAGCTACCTAAAGATATCTTTTTACAAGAACGTGAAAGTCATCTTCGGGAACGATTTGGCACATCTGTTACAATCAAAAAATCAAAGAAACGCGGGAAAATTGAGATTGAATTCTTCTCTGAGGATGATTTAGAAAGGATTCTGGAGATATTGGACAAATAA